One genomic region from Podarcis raffonei isolate rPodRaf1 chromosome Z, rPodRaf1.pri, whole genome shotgun sequence encodes:
- the LOC128406524 gene encoding apical endosomal glycoprotein-like: MTPGFLIPPPFPCKTQRELLIGAEPHCPLWRSPASSSGAWRPLLAYTGRVRGPFQVTFSSVASVALDDVQFRNCGPQKTFHMSPFEEGWCGWAVDANQNLTWARNCSSQASPSTARPTCDHTTNRPKDDTES, encoded by the exons atgacccctggattCCTCATCCCTCCGCCCTTCCCCTGCAAGACTCAACGGGAGCTTCTCATTGGAGCTGAGCCACATTGTCCCCTGTGGCGAAGCCCCGCCTCGTCCTCTGGTGCTTGGCGCCCCCTGCTGGCCTACACTGGAAGAGTCCGCGGCCCTTTCCAG GTGACCTTCTCCTCAGTGGCGAGTGTGGCGCTGGACGATGTGCAGTTCAGGAACTGTGGCCCCCAAA AGACCTTCCACATGAGCCCCTTCGAGGAGGGCTGGTGTGGGTGGGCAGTGGATGCCAACCAGAACCTCACCTGGGCaaggaactgcagctcccaggcgTCACCGTCCACAGCCCGCCCCACCTGCGACCACACCACGAACAGGCCCAAAG atgacacagaatcatag
- the LOC128406523 gene encoding 40S ribosomal protein S4: MARGPKKHLKRVAAPKHWMLDKLTGVFAPRPSTGPHKLRECLPLVIFLRNRLKYALTGDEVKKICMQRFVKIDGKVRTDITYPAGFMDVISIEKTGEHFRLVYDTKGRFAVHRISPEEAKYKLCKVRRILVGTKGTPRLVTHDARTIRYPDPLVKVNDTVQVDLQTGKITDFIKFDTGNLCMVTGGANLGRIGVITNRERHPGSFDVVHVKDTNGNSFATRLSNIFVIGKGNKPWISLPRGKGIRLTIAEERDKRLAAKQSSG, translated from the exons ATG GCTCGAGGACCCAAGAAGCACCTGAAACGGGTGGCAGCCCCCAAACACTGGATGCTGGACAAGCTGACGGGAGTCTTT GCGCCGCGCCCATCGACAGGACCCCACAAGTTGCGCGAGTGCCTCCCGCTCGTGATTTTCCTCCGCAACCGGCTCAAATATGCCCTGACGGGCGACGAGGTCAAGAAGATCTGCATGCAGCGCTTTGTCAAGATTGATGGCAAGGTTCGCACCGACATCACCTACCCGGCGGGCTTCATGG ACGTGATCAGCATCGAGAAGACGGGCGAGCACTTCCGCCTGGTTTATGACACCAAGGGGCGCTTTGCCGTGCACCGCATTAGCCCCGAGGAGGCCAAG TACAAGCTGTGCAAGGTGCGCCGTATCCTGGTGGGCACCAAGGGCACCCCCCGCCTGGTGACGCACGACGCCCGCACCATCCGCTACCCGGACCCCCTGGTCAAGGTCAACGACACCGTCCAGGTCGACCTGCAGACGGGCAAGATCACCGACTTCATCAAGTTTGACACAG GCAACCTCTGCATGGTGACGGGGGGTGCCAACTTGGGGCGCATCGGGGTAATCACCAACCGCGAGAGGCACCCCGGTTCCTTTGACGTGGTCCACGTCAAGGACACCAATGGCAACAGCTTCGCCACCAGACTCTCCAACATCTTCGTCATTGGCAAG GGCAACAAGCCATGGATCTCGCTGCCTCGCGGGAAAGGCATCCGCCTCACTATCGCCGAGGAGCGAGACAAGCGGCTGGCGGCCAAACAGAGCAGCGGATGA